The proteins below come from a single Drosophila suzukii chromosome X, CBGP_Dsuzu_IsoJpt1.0, whole genome shotgun sequence genomic window:
- the nocte gene encoding neurogenic protein mastermind isoform X1: MSTLGGSRGERNAKPKFTALDINRMYKNSRGESSEPSAQKNQVPRKHGMQILGKVPSARRPPANLPSLKAETHTSSNNNLLVSVEGATSGGSGAGGSAGSGAAGTNTSHNNTTAHSGSSGAGGGAGSGGGGAASSSAGGHHTQQQAHSQHHHNNNIGLGLNAGKFVNSNNSSSNNNAGISGGGNKNFKLINNSVGSSGGGGAGGSGGGGSSGVGGGGGQGSGSGGHSVNSPKTWSAITTGHERGSGGQHFGRQQQQVVPHYQSPQFQYEFPTLDGTVGSGAGGGSGTGVGSGAGAGKSHYQNQAHHAGHQNHHQHQQHHQQHQQHHHQQQQHHRDYHHGHGRQYGHHSHRDYRDGSDDVGGGSSELGELSLRPQNDTAAWLQQQEKAAKVAAAAAADQGLNLQGPVHHQMGGNGGAGGGSGGAVPLPILSLMPSFMRSGAPLPATGATAASILAGGSLDSGALPSAPYQNGILGARSASPAVVGSGGFRAATVIPKRPPTSSSPPQSGLGIGGSPTPPQSQQQQANGGGGVGGGRKDKDYVVEPEVAQMQRPIIREEDLERLNAIAKDDSWTKQDDIDYTKKLTFSDDESTPEEHQGQGKQHGSAQQQSQGSSSVLAGNDQRKLSASTTSWQRGKESTEREQPSEVNQDQQQQQQLQQQQQQQQEIRQQNGHRGSSGNVGAPVAGGIALDASVYERVKLRKEEEERREMERKQAAAKKLQELEMKMNSKKAAAAALAGAEAGVLSSSGSASLTNDVAPPSAPLGNVSEDEGGGQGGGAGLHRRPRGSISSLGSGVTPTGGAGGGGGAVSASSSAGGDYGQKNFLTHFQSNLPPRFQRQQQQQQQQLPRLEKSASASSAFDSNSRYLQKGGVSGGVGASGGAPTNAGQGRSISGGYAQRGASVGGSGGYGRNRHDSSSAREEQELEQQQQRFTRGQDYRQVQALPRSISENSHRKTSVSSAGDDVLGGGSGSCSSWAEQTDAEQKVHHRHREESFSSSHSHDSAVQIKILQRPARQPSLSEESSTQQKQLPASPQQQKTLVTEPMPTQILRRSVEIEKTGEERADDKSALESEDKSKAASAAGKVDDDKSGNKRPSPRSGAASGGRGGGGRSYTSGSGGSAVGSAISSSYRSQRSASDWGSNRSSGRRYYGSGGEQSEHSEDVDEDCYSSGGGGAGGAARRSPKEAGGSASNSGQAAANKAGFSPRGEPSRRGRGGLSSGGGGGGSASGYRRQPVGTGSAGGSGGAGRSYGRLGYEEYGKQQRTSESDADLDKTKQNQLALSAGLHKPSKDDKDSSALSGEEKDKTATLAPAHNTALLAKDELQKDAAGRLPPGLSPAGSVVGSVTATSSSVAVPGSADKKKGESCAVVGGEKVAGSKLPAIGEKASLGAVGSGPSTNLLLDAGAPVNTIIFENSTYKQQAAAAAVVVTKPGALSVSSGGATMTVDSLSSALSQMSFGGKATASGAGEDSQDMKLGFSFGDDPTTPLKVVDTIDKTASQQQQQQQHSQQQQQQQQQQQNNSTADLNMKIASVKKVWESATPMSDGPSPAQVQQQQQQQPQQQQQSQVQVVAQQQQQQQVVGPQQAGDDGSGHMSAASFVAAVAASQHQQQHQQMPHYAVSAVHMQSHHHQQQQQQQAAAAVAAAQAQHHQQQQAQAHHQHHALSSPGPVPGSHGHGYGHGSPFDAGSLEFQQEDYPSPQQQQQAHQKTKQLQQQQHLGMSPPPSQQQQQQHSQQQQQAHQQQQQQAHQQQQQPSFYQASPQFGVGGIPTIPSPPAVVFNSSQMPPPPPSQGGNLYAPFHSLDHSSRSPAYSAAAAAHSFPNHYAAAAAAAAAAAAGGGPFNVNVNAYAMQTPHGGSLPPTAPTPDMYSNLSSQFRLGGGPGPGPGPFGQPSSQQLSNPSNHGAVAIISSSSNSMMSSGAAKPPPSQQPIGAIGSKSAGSGGGPGPGPGPYATTQQYMNLYAGPPPQHPGQGGPPPGAHQLQSNSYYSNSAPGGPSGPQFYGGPPPQGNGGAQSYGLATAAGMYGGHQGGPPGSNGPPQSQHTMGTFNTQFMNSQLLTAASINQYRGGPTPGAAYLKGSQGQAHMQDSMGRQLKSPLSADMSLGLAKQVQSQPSPPHHKNYGAWDLQNQVLQQQQQQSQQQQQQQQRQGGGGGGNGPNMNALGGRGSGAVGSGSGNGGGGGGSQVGGNGGGNGVGSVGQSGGGGQGRYPTPIQRPNNYPQHPQQQQQQQQQQQQQQQQQQQQQQQQQQQQREQAAAVAAAAQRAQNMRQVTGGGGVAGSAGGGGSNTPVGPPGGNNGGNGGPGGAGGAGGAGGAAGSGPGKPYYANNASGAGGAGNRGEWHAN, encoded by the exons ATGAGTACACTGGGGGGAAGTAGGGGAGAGCGAAATGCCAAGCCCAAATTCACAGCGTTGGATATAAATCGCATGTACAAGAATAGCCGC GGCGAGTCGAGTGAACCATCTGCACAAAAGAATCAAGTGCCACGTAAACATGGAATGCAAATCTTGGGCAAAGTGCCGTCCGCTCGGCGACCACCAGCCAATCTGCCATCCCTGAAGGCCGAGACCcacaccagcagcaacaacaatctCCTAGTCTCAGTCGAAG GAGCCACATCTGGAGGATCGGGCGCAGGCGGGTCAGCGGGATCAGGCGCGGCAGGAACCAACACTAGCCACAACAACACCACTGCCCACAGCGGAAGTTCAGGAGCAGGAGGCGGAGCGGGATCaggcggaggaggagctgCATCGTCATCTGCTGGCGGCCATCATACCCAGCAGCAAGCTCACAGCCAGcaccaccacaacaacaacatcggTCTCGGCCTGAACGCTGGAAAGTTCGTCAatagcaacaacagcagcagcaacaacaacgccgGCATCTCAGGCGGCGGCAACAAGAACTTTAAATTAATCAACAACTCCGTTGGCAGCTCCGGCGGCGGAGGTGCAGGTGGATCGGGCGGCGGCGGCTCGTCAGGAgtaggaggaggaggaggccaAGGATCCGGATCGGGCGGACACTCAGTCAACTCGCCCAAGACATGGTCTGCAATCACCACAGGACACGAGCGCGGCTCGGGCGGTCAGCACTTTGgccgccagcagcagcaagttGTTCCCCATTACCAGAGTCCGCAATTCCAGTACGAGTTCCCCACGCTGGACGGCACAGTTGGCAGCGGCGCCGGCGGCGGTTCGGGAACGGGTGTTGGATCCGGTGCTGGAGCGGGCAAGAGCCACTATCAGAATCAGGCGCACCATGCCGGCCACCAAAACCACCACCAGCAtcagcagcaccaccagcagcatcaacagcaccaccaccagcagcaacagcaccatCGGGACTACCACCATGGCCACGGGCGCCAGTATGGACACCACTCGCATCGCGACTACAGAGATGGCAGCGACGACGTCGGCGGCGGGTCCTCGGAGCTTGGCGAGCTAAGCCTTCGTCCGCAGAACGACACGGCCGCCTGGCTGCAGCAGCAGGAGAAGGCGGCCAAGGTGGCAGCTGCTGCGGCAGCGGACCAGGGTCTCAACCTACAGGGCCCGGTCCACCACCAGATGGGCGGTAATGGTGGGGCAGGAGGAGGTTCGGGCGGAGCTGTGCCCCTGCCCATTCTCTCGCTGATGCCCTCGTTCATGCGCAGCGGTGCTCCATTGCCCGCTACCGGAGCGACGGCGGCCAGCATCTTGGCCGGCGGATCCTTGGACTCTGGTGCCCTGCCCAGCGCACCCTACCAGAACGGCATCCTCGGTGCTCGTTCCGCCTCGCCAGCGGTGGTAGGCAGTGGCGGCTTCCGGGCGGCCACTGTCATTCCCAAACGTCCACCGACCTCCTCCTCACCCCCGCAATCCGGACTGGGCATTGGAGGATCACCCACTCCACCACAatcccagcagcagcaggctaACGGAGGCGGCGGCGTCGGAGGCGGACGCAAGGATAAGGACTATGTGGTGGAGCCGGAGGTGGCCCAAATGCAGCGTCCCATCATTCGCGAGGAGGACTTGGAGCGCCTCAATGCCATCGCCAAGGACGATAGCTGGACCAAGCAGGACGACATTGACTACACGAAGAAACTAACATTCTCGGACGACGAGTCCACGCCGGAGGAGCATCAGGGGCAGGGCAAGCAGCACGGCTCCGCCCAGCAGCAGTCGCAGGGATCCTCCTCAGTATTGGCTGGAAATGATCAACGCAAGCTGTCCGCCTCCACAACCAGTTGGCAGCGCGGCAAGGAGAGCACCGAACGCGAACAGCCGTCGGAAGTTAATCAggatcagcagcagcagcaacagttgcagcaacagcagcagcagcagcaagaGATTCGCCAGCAGAACGGTCATCGTGGCAGCTCTGGCAACGTGGGAGCTCCTGTGGCCGGTGGCATTGCCTTGGATGCCAGCGTTTATGAGCGAGTGAAGCTGCgcaaggaggaggaggagcgtCGCGAGATGGAACGGAAGCAGGCGGCGGCCAAAAAGTTGCAAGAACTAGAGATGAAGATGAATAGCAAGAaggcagcggcagcagctcTGGCCGGAGCCGAGGCCGGAGTCCTCTCATCCTCGGGCTCCGCATCGCTGACCAATGATGTGGCGCCCCCATCCGCACCACTGGGCAATGTCAGCGAAGATGAGGGTGGAGGCCAAGGTGGTGGCGCCGGACTGCACCGCCGACCCAGGGGAAGCATCTCCAGTCTGGGCAGCGGCGTCACTCCCACGGGAGGAGCTGGCGGCGGTGGAGGAGCAGTATCTGCCTCCTCCTCGGCTGGCGGCGACTACGGTCAAAAGAACTTCCTCACCCATTTCCAATCCAATTTACCACCCCGTTTCCagcgccagcagcagcagcaacagcagcagctgccGCGCTTGGAGAAGAGTGCTTCTGCCAGCAGCGCATTCGATAGCAATTCTCGCTACCTGCAAAAGGGTGGCGTAAGCGGTGGAGTTGGCGCAAGTGGAGGAGCACCAACAAATGCTGGCCAGGGTCGAAGCATTTCTGGCGGCTATGCGCAGCGAGGTGCCAGTGTCGGAGGAAGCGGCGGATACGGACGCAACCGTCACGACAGCAGCAGTGCTCGCGAGGAACAGGAGTTggaacagcagcagcagcggttCACCCGCGGTCAGGACTACCGGCAGGTGCAAGCCCTGCCGCGCAGCATATCCGAGAACTCGCATCGCAAGACCAGCGTATCATCGGCTGGTGATGATGTGCTGGGTGGTGGAAGCGGCTCTTGCTCGTCGTGGGCAGAGCAAACGGATGCCGAGCAGAAGGTGCATCATCGCCACCGCGAGGagagcttctcctcgagccacaGCCACGATTCGGCTGTGCAAATAAAGATCCTCCAGCGACCGGCCCGTCAGCCGAGCCTCAGTGAGGAGTCTTCGACCCAGCAGAAGCAGCTGCCCGCCTCGCCGCAACAGCAGAAGACGCTGGTGACCGAACCCATGCCCACACAGATTCTGCGACGCAGTGTGGAGATAGAGAAGACAGGAGAGGAGAGAGCTGACGACAAGTCTGCCTTGGAATCGGAGGACAAGTCAAAGGCAGCATCAGCCGCTGGCAAGGTGGACGATGACAAGTCCGGCAATAAGCGGCCGAGTCCCAGGAGCGGAGCGGCAAGTGGTGGACGAGGTGGTGGTGGTCGCAGCTATACCAGCGGCAGTGGTGGATCAGCTGTCGGATCAGCTATCAGCAGCAGCTACCGCAGTCAGCGAAGCGCAAGCGACTGGGGCAGCAATCGTAGCAGTGGCAGACGCTACTACGGCAGCGGCGGTGAGCAATCTGAGCACTCCGAGGACGTGGACGAGGACTGCTACAGCAGCGGCGGAGGCGGAGCTGGAGGAGCAGCACGTCGCAGCCCCAAGGAAGCAGGCGGTTCTGCATCCAATTCCGGTCAGGCTGCGGCCAACAAGGCGGGCTTCTCGCCCCGTGGCGAACCCTCGAGACGAGGACGCGGTGGCCTCTCTAGCGGAGGAGGCGGTGGCGGCTCCGCCTCTGGTTATCGTCGCCAGCCCGTGGGCACCGGCTCTGCTGGAGGATCGGGTGGAGCGGGTCGTAGCTATGGCAGACTCGGCTATGAAGAATACGGCAAGCAACAGCGCACCTCCGAGTCGGACGCCGACCTGGACAAGACCAAGCAGAACCAGCTGGCACTCAGCGCCGGCCTGCACAAACCAAGCAAGGATGACAAGGATTCGTCTGCGCTCAGCGGCGAGGAGAAGGACAAGACTGCCACTCTGGCCCCCGCCCACAACACTGCCCTGCTAGCGAAGGATGAGTTGCAGAAGGACGCAGCGGGCCGCCTGCCACCGGGCCTCTCGCCAGCGGGCTCTGTAGTGGGATCCGTAACTGCCACATCATCATCGGTCGCAGTTCCCGGCTCGGCGGACAAGAAGAAGGGTGAGTCCTGTGCCGTTGTCGGCGGTGAGAAGGTGGCGGGCAGCAAGTTGCCTGCCATTGGCGAGAAGGCCTCGCTGGGGGCCGTTGGCTCGGGTCCATCGACCAATCTCCTGCTGGACGCCGGCGCCCCGGTGAACACGATAATCTTTGAGAACTCCACGTACAAGCAGCAGGCAGCGGCCGCTGCCGTGGTGGTGACCAAGCCCGGAGCGCTTTCGGTGTCCAGTGGCGGCGCCACCATGACCGTGGACAGCCTGTCCAGTGCACTGTCTCAGATGAGTTTCGGTGGCAAGGCGACGGCATCGGGAGCCGGCGAGGATTCCCAGGACATGAAACTGGGCTTCAGCTTCGGCGACGATCCCACCACACCCCTAAAGGTGGTGGATACGATCGATAAAACGGccagccagcagcagcaacagcaacaacactcccagcagcagcagcagcaacagcagcagcagcaaaacaACTCGACGGCGGATCTCAACATGAAGATAGCCAGCGTGAAGAAGGTTTGGGAATCGGCCACACCCATGTCCGACGGCCCATCGCCAGCGCaagtgcagcagcagcagcaacagcagccgcaacagcaacagcagtcGCAGGTGCAGGTGGTtgcacagcagcagcaacagcagcaggtgGTAGGACCGCAGCAAGCGGGTGACGATGGCAGTGGCCACATGAGTGCCGCCTCCTTTGTGGCCGCAGTGGCCGCCTcacagcaccagcagcagcaccagcaaaTGCCCCACTATGCGGTGTCGGCGGTGCACATGCAgagccaccaccaccaacagcagcagcaacagcaggcgGCGGCAGCGGTGGCGGCAGCGCAGGCgcagcaccaccagcagcagcaggcacAGGCGCACCATCAACACCATGCACTCTCCTCGCCGGGCCCGGTGCCCGGTAGTCATGGCCATGGCTATGGCCATGGGTCGCCGTTCGACGCGGGATCGTTGGAGTTCCAGCAGGAGGACTACCCCAGtccccagcagcaacagcaggcgCACCAGAAGACCAAGcagttgcagcagcagcagcacctaGGCATGTCTCCGCCGCccagccagcagcagcagcagcaacactcgcaacagcagcagcaagcacaccagcaacagcagcagcaggcccaccagcaacagcagcagccgtCATTCTACCAGGCGTCACCACAGTTTGGCGTTGGTGGCATTCCCACGATCCCCAGCCCGCCGGCCGTGGTGTTCAACTCGTCGCAGATGCCGCCGCCGCCACCGTCACAGGGCGGCAATCTGTACGCTCCATTCCATTCGCTCGATCATTCGAGCCGTTCGCCCGCCTACTCGGCGGCGGCGGCCGCCCACAGCTTCCCGAACCATTAtgcggcagcagcagcggcggcggcggcagcagccGCGGGCGGCGGTCCCTTCAATGTCAACGTAAACGCTTATGCGATGCAGACACCGCACGGCGGCAGCCTACCGCCCACAGCGCCCACTCCGGACATGTACTCGAACCTCTCCTCGCAGTTCCGTCTGGGCGGTGGTCCGGGTCCGGGACCGGGTCCCTTTGGCCAGCCCAGCTCCCAGCAGCTGAGCAATCCGAGCAATCACGGCGCCGTGGCCATAATCTCGTCCAGCAGCAACTCCATGATGTCATCAGGGGCGGCCAAGCCGCCGCCCAGCCAGCAGCCGATCGGAGCCATCGGTTCCAAATCGGCGGGCAGCGGTGGCGGTCCGGGACCAGGACCCGGCCCGTATGCCACCACCCAGCAGTACATGAATCTTTATGCGGGCCCGCCGCCGCAGCATCCAGGACAGGGTGGTCCGCCGCCGGGCGCTCATCAGCTGCAGTCAAACAGCTACTACTCGAATTCGGCGCCAGGCGGACCCAGCGGACCGCAGTTCTACGGCGGACCACCGCCGCAGGGCAATGGCGGAGCGCAGAGCTATGGATTGGCCACTGCCGCGGGCATGTATGGCGGCCATCAGGGCGGACCGCCCGGCTCCAATGGACCGCCGCAGTCGCAGCACACGATGGGCACCTTTAACACGCAGTTCATGAACTCACAGCTCCTGACGGCGGCCAGCATCAATCAGTACCGCGGCGGACCAACGCCCGGAGCGGCTTATCTCAAGGGAAGCCAGGGCCAGGCACACATGCAAGACTCG ATGGGTCGTCAGCTGAAGAGTCCACTGAGCGCCGACATGAGCCTCGGTCTGGCCAAGCAGGTGCAGTCGCAGCCCAGTCCGCCGCACCACAAGAACTACGGCGCG tgggatctgcAGAACCAGgtgctgcagcagcagcagcagcaatctcagcagcaacaacagcagcaacagcgacagggcggcggcggcggtggcaACGGGCCGAACATGAACGCCCTGGGCGGCCGAGGCAGCGGAGCCGTGGGCAGCGGTAGCGGCAACGGCGGAGGAGGCGGTGGCTCCCAAGTGGGCGGCAATGGCGGTGGCAATGGCGTCGGCAGCGTGGGCCAGAGCGGCGGCGGCGGTCAGGGACGCTATCCCACGCCCATTCAGCGGCCCAACAATTACCCGCAGCATccgcagcaacagcagcagcagcaacaacaacagcaacagcagcagcagcaacaacagcagcagcagcaacagcagcagcagcagcaacggGAACAGGCAGCGGCAGTGGCGGCGGCGGCTCAGCGGGCCCAAAATATGCGACAAGTGACCGGTGGCGGCGGCGTGGCCGGAAGTGCCGGCGGCGGTGGCAGCAACACACCTGTGGGCCCACCCGGCGGCAATAACGGTGGCAATGGTGGACCAGGTGGAGCAGGCGGCGCAGGAGGAGCGGGCGGAGCGGCGGGCTCTGGACCCGGGAAGCCCTACTATGCGAATAACGCCTCGGGAGCTGGCGGTGCCGGCAATCGGGGTGAATGGCATGCGAACTGA